The nucleotide window GACTATCATGCGCTCCATAtcaatacaaaaagaaaaaacaacgTAAATACCCACTTCTTACAAAATGTATGTTCTGAATATTCCTAATTTTGACACTCATATTCAAATTTGTCACATAAAACGACGTAAGGTAGTAACTAGAGactaaatcaaaattaaaatttaatgaatTCGACTTGCAAGTTTTATAATGTTGAATTAATCGTAATGTTAAAATTATGTCTTCACATCAACAAACTGAAATCTCAAAAATGAGGTTTTATAAGTGAGTATCAAGAAGCTAGAATGTATGCAGACTTGTAGATCATAGAGCTAGATAgacaaatattgaaaaatatacaatatggtttcagattttaaatttttttttttgaagcaTATCGTAACAAAAATTACTTCCCCTAGTAGCAAATGAAAATGCATCATCAAATCCATAATGGTATGGTTACGGAATCAGAAAATGAAACTGAGATTTTAGCAAATTAATTAGTACCTGATCAGGGGCTGATGGAGCAGGAGATAAACCACTCGGTGACGGAGCACCCAGAGGTGGTGCTGGAGGACTCAACAATCCCACTGGCGAAGGTGCCGGTGATGTAGCTACCTTTGTCGTCGGAGTAGGAGCCGGAGCTGAAGCAGGTGGAGTTGCGACCGGTGCAGGTGCCGCTGCCGGTGGAGGTGGAGTACTCACAGGCGGAGGAGTAGCTGGTGGTGGAGCACTCACTGGTGGAGGAGTAGCTGGTGGTGGAGCGCTCACTGGTGGAGGAGGAGTAGCTGGTGGTGGAGCGCTCACTGGTGGAGGAGGAGAAGCGGCAGGTAGTGGTGAAGTTGCCGGTGGAGAAGATACAGATGGAGGAGGTGAACTTACTGCAGGAGGTGGAGATGAAGTCGCCGGAGGTGGAGAACCGGTAGGTGCAGGGGTAGTGGATGTTGGTGGTGTAGGACTAGTAGTGGGTGACGTGGCAGGAGCTTGACCCCCTACACCGGCGACGATAATGCAGAGAAACCCGATCCAAAGAGCATTTTTCCGATCCATTTTTATCACAATGTATTTtgcacacaattttttttaattaaatttcttagAAGAGAGAAGTTTAGTAGTGTGTGGCTATATGAGTGAAAGAGAGGGAGGAAgaaggaaatatatatataggggtTTGTTTGGGAGAAGAGTAGAAAAGAGGAAAAGGGAAGTAGAAAGGTGGCTGCTGAGTTGTGACTACCAAACAGATCCTGTTTGGCGTTTACTTGGGTTATTCTCATGTGATTTCCATTactatcataaataaaaaagtacCAATCTAATGATGTTCTGTTGTTGTCTTGCGTTAGTGAAAACTCTAGggtttttactgttttttttagtttaattaaaatcaatatttttttaactttaaaatgggGGTAGGGGAAGGGGAAAGGATAATGGGTTAGAGTATTGTAATGTGGGAAATAAAACTTGAGTAATCAACTAATTAAGCTATTCAGATTTCtcaattatataatatacttgGCATTATAAAAGGTTTTTTTACTCTATCAAATTACCTCAAGGCATAACTACAAATGATTGACCATtataatgtaaaatttatgatttatagtTGAGTTAAAACTAAGTATCAATTTCTTATAATGGTATCACGATCATTTCAATTCATGATTTACCAAATGTTGAGCCCCtattttatgttgtattgtatgCATGCTCCGGGTGTCCGATTCTAAAGATACTCATATTTATGCATGGTTAATGAATTGTTTGATGTTGTTcgtaaataattttgaattatccTCGCCTGATGAACTATTCTTTTAATTGAAAACTATGcttcaataatattttcttacaaaTCACTTCCCCACATGCACTAGACAGGACATTAATGTTGGCTTGGCCGTTGTGCTAGAGGAGAGATTGGCATGATCGATGAAATACAAAGtgctaaaaaaaacaaaatgatgGTGGGCCTAATCACTTAATTAGGGGTAATTGGTAATTCCACTGTtcaaaaaataatgacataCTTTGACTTGGAACGGGatttaagaaaagaaggaagactttttaattttgtgattcttAAACATTGTTACGtgaaaagttgaagttaaagtgttgccaaaaaaagaaaggaatcaTTCTTTTCGAAAcatactaaaaaggaaattagaCCATTATTTTTGACATGATTAGAGTATTAAGACAAACATCATGCGACACAAACCTTTTTGCTTGCATTGCAATCCAGTTTCCACTCTTTCCGCTTAAGAGAACAGTAAGGGGGGAAAGCACACAAATGAGCTGATCTGACCTTCATTAAGTTCAACTTTATGGTTAATATATGTGATAATTAATTTATAGTAATTGAAATATTGAAAAGACAAGTtacctaaaaatgatttttagtgTATGCATAATGGAACAGCTAGCAAGGGGAAATTGGGTGGTCCCTTTGATTAGACCCTAATCGCGTAGAGTAAAAGGAATTGTGTCTATTACTCTTAATTCCTTACACCTGTATACTAGTAATGATTTGACATGAcattaaaaaatgtttcttCCTTACCGTTGCCTTgtcattttccttatttttccttctagcaaatcctaaaaaaatacataaaaatatgacCTATAATTCAAATATAGCAGAAGTTTTCCGCTAACCAAATAtaacacacatttttttttcttcaaaacttaTATATAATTGTGCTTTGAATCTTGGTCATGATTTTATACATGAATGTTGTATAAACTCTGTATGAATCATATAAGTATATACTATAGATGTTGAAGTTCCTTCAACTTCTTCGTATATTTACTTATTCACattgcaatttttttcatattctaaTTAAACTAtgttacataaattaaaacgaaaagaATACTCAAATAGCACATGCAAGAGTGCTATCTCGGcgcaaatcatttttttcactAAGAAACGGGTATTATCGTCGGCTATTATATGGGCTTGGTAACTTGACACTCTAGCAATGGATAACCAGCCCATTAGCGGCCCAAATTATGTAGATAAAAGGgcaatatggtaaaaaaaacAGAAAGTCCAACAGGCGCGGTTACCCTGAATTTTACGGACACAGAAAACCCTTTGCCACACTTATCTCTGCAAATTCAAAAATAGCAAAAGCTACAGAAAGAAGATAATGGCGGTGTCCTTGGGGTTATTCTCGGTATTCTCAACCGGCGAGACGGCGTCGTTTGCGAAGTCAGCTTCCTTCTCCTCCGTTAGGCTCGCGTCTCCGCTTGCGGCTCATCATACTAACTTGCGCACTGTGCGGACGGTCACTTTCGCGACAGCTTCTAAGCCGGCTGCTGAGCCGAAGAAGCGTGAACCTAGGGGGATTATGAAGCCGCGTAGGGTGTCGCCGGAAATGCAGGCTTTCCTTGGTGGCATGTCTGAGGTTCCTCGAACTCAAGCCCTCAAGTTGATTTGGGCACACATCAAAGCGAACGACCTTCAGGTATACCCCGTTTACGCTCCACCGACTATCCCTATGAACTAACCAATATGTTATTGTGATTTATGGCGTTATTGGGGATATTTACTTGATTTTGGCTAAGGTGGcttgtttatatatttgtgtgttTTAGGTGGGTTAGCTCTAGTTAGTTTGATTATGCTATCTTGTCAATAGCTGAAGAGTTGAGAATTGTTTCTTTCTGATTCTAGGTTTAAGTTGTTTATTCATTAGTATTTTTCTGTGTTATGTTGTGTTGTagtaatatttgttttatgattGGTTTGGTTGTCTAAAATATGGAGTTACCACTTATACTTTCTTAGTAATTAGATGTGTTGTAATATACTAGTATATCTTTCTGTTGAAGCTTGTAAGGATGGTTTTTGAAGCTTATATTGGTTGGCTATATCTTATATGCTAGAATCCTAATTTTTATTTGCACTTCTATGTTGAATTGGAGTACTTCCATTTCACTCACTTTGTTATCATTTTGGCAATGTTATAGTCTCTTAACATTCAACATAAATCTATGTCCTCTTTTGTGGTTGTTGAGGATTCAAGTTATCGCTTTTCACACTTTCTTGCTTTTTGTTTAGAATTGGTCACCAGATTCTTGCTGGCATCAAAACTAGTTTGCTGATGCAAAAGTGTAATCTGTAATGTGTGCAATACCTTGAGTTTCTATTTGTTTGGTGTCTTGCAAGAAATGCTTGTGAAATGAAAAGGTGGAGATTAAGACAACTAGAGTGTTCTGTAATTCCATTTGAGAAGTCTGTCTTAGTCTATGGTTTTGACTTCTGATGCATCTAAATCATTGTCATAGTTTCTGCATTTTATTATGCATTTGATGACAGCCAAACTAAAAACTGTGCATGATGTCCTTGAACTCTTTCATGGTCTTGTGTACTGCTAAAAAAGTAGCAAGCTAATGATCTATGTTTTCGAGCTGTTAATTGATTATCACTCCTCTTTGAAACCAACCTGGTGAAACCTAGATGCAATATCCTTTTCGTGCAGCATAAACCTTACTTTTGACTGAAGATTTTCACTCTATCTGCAAGCTTTATGCCATTTGGTTTCCTTTTTGGTTTGTCAAACTCGATTCAGGATGTATAATCTGGTGAAGATTGAGAACTTGTGTTAATTTAGTTTGGTGATATATTTTCTGATTATAGCTTTCTATTTGTTTATCTATAAAAGCTGACTGGTAATCTCTATCATTTACCTGAGAAGGTCAATGGAAAGCAGGCAATGCTTTCTGCTAGTGATCTCTACTGTTTGTACTGCCAACTCTTTCGAAGTGCATTAACTGTTATTTGTAGTTTGCGCTATCCtactcattattttattaatatggttaacatctatctatctatagTTGGTTTGATACTTAACGATATGTTGCTTTTGTAGGATCCTCAAAACAAAAAGGTCATAATTTGTGATGAGAAGTTGAAGACAATTTTTGGAGGAAAGGAACGTGTTGGGTTCCTTGAGATTGCTGGGTTGATTAGTCCTCACTTTCTTAAATGATCTATAAAGGAAAGCTTAAAAGGAGAACTCTTTTTTGTAAATTAGGCTCTAGGTTGGGTGATGGTATCTACTAGGAACAGAGCTTCTTTATTAGTTTAGCTTATCGAAACGTATCTGAAGGAGCCTTGAGCTATGAAGATCACACTTTTGTGATAGTTTTGATTTTGGTATTCAGATCTACATGTTATGGTTTTCCATGCAACATCAGTAGCCAGTGGATTGTCAATCATAAACATATTGCAGCTTTACATGTAAGCTATGTTCGGGGCATATTTAGAACAAATTTCAGTACTGAACTCTGATATGGTCAAATGTACTGAATATTAGGGTTTTTTTCCCTTCCATATGTATGACAATATCCAGTATATTATTTCTATGTTTCAAGTTTGAAATTATCAGTCCATTCACTTTACTTGCAGTACTAATAATCTTCTAGGTAGACCTCATCGGGCAATTGGTTGCATAGAAACAGAGTTTTATCTTGTGCATCTTAAGGATAGTGGTTGTGAATTTTCTCATCAAAATAACAATGCTACAACGGCCATCTTACCACTGACTTGTACTGTTAATTTTCGGTAGGATTCTTGTATATTTCATAGCCAGTTTTTCATAGTATAGGAAGGATGAAAAGAAATTGGGATTAAACAAATTTGTTTCCCCTCCACCAAATTATTTTGGGAAAATATATTGATTTAAATTACAGCAGAAATGAAAAAGATTTAGatgatttatgatataaaaGTTTTGGTGGGACATGAGAAAATAGCCAAATGacatttcaaattattattagaTTTTCAATTACTCACTTAACTAGTTTAAAGCAGAGTTACTTGCTCTCAAAATGCTAAAGTGAAACTAGCCAACGATGAAATGTATAATTAGAATTGAGAAGCGATAATTGAAAATCCAACGATGAAATGTATAATTAGAATTGAGAATCGATAATTGAAAATTCGGTAATAAATCGAAAATCGAgaaaattaccaaaataaaaaaagtagattaattaataattaaataaataagaaaatatcttTGGAACTCAAAATAACTGGCCACCATGGAAAGTGTAATGTAGTATTACCAAATACAAACAAGATAGGAGTTTCTTCGTTATTGCAGAAAGCTGTGACACTGTGTTAATGGCGGACAAATTAGGTTTTCCTCTTCTACTACCAAACCCTCCACCTTCAAAATCCATCTTTCAAGACTTCACTGTTTCTCCCGCTCCATTCTTAAATGACCTCTTTCACAATCAAAATCCCAACACTTCTCCTAACTTCCCTTCTACTTCCACACAATCACCTCAAATTCCCCAATCCATTAATTTCCCTTCTCCAATCCCCAGAACACGACGGCGTATTATTGGAAAGGACAATGATTCCAACAGAGGCAAACCATGGAATCCTCATCGACTGTCCCCTCAAGgtgagaaaattcttcaaaCCCTTATCGGTCCGGAATTTCATGTCGATAATATTCACCAGATGTTGCTTAGTTTGTATACTGTGCATCGTTTAGAAGGTTCTGAATTGGATACAGAGTCTTTGAGTTTTGATATTTTGGGTATTATCAAGGGTTTAGggtattataaaaaaattgacttagCGTTCAATGTGTTTGAATGGGTGAGGAATCGACCTAATTCTGGGGTTCTGTTAAATGGTTCTGTAATTGCTGTGGTTATAAGTATGCTTGGCAAAGAGGGGAGGGTTTCGGTGGCTTCATCTTTGCTACACAATTTGCATAAAGATGGTTTTggtattgatgtttatgcatataCTTCTTTAATTACTGCATTTGCTCGTAATGGGAGGTATAGGGACGCGGTTATGGTTTACAAGAAAATGGAGGAGGAAGGGTGCCAACCTTCTTTAATCACTTACAatgtgattttgaatgtttatGGGAAAATGGGTATGCCTTGGAGTAGAATTTCAGCTGTGTTTGAAGGTATGAAGAACTCTGGAGTTGTTCCTGATGCTTATACCTATAATACTCTTATTACTTGTTGTCGTCGGGGATCATTGTATGAGGAAGCTAGGCAGATTTTCGAGGAGATGAAACTAGGAGGTTTTCTGCCCGATAAGGTTACATACAATGCATTGTTAGATGTGTATGGGAGGTCTAGGAGGCCAAAAGAAGCTATGGAGGTTTTACGAGAGATGGAGGTGCATGGGTTTTCGCCCAGCATTGTGACTTACAATTCTTTGGTATCTGCTTATGCTAGGGATGGTCTGATGGAGGAAGCAATGGAGCTGAAAGCCAAGATGATAGATAAAGGGATTAAGCCTGATGTCTTTACATATACCACCTTATTCTCCGGATTTGAGAAGGCTGGGAAGGATGAATCTGCAATGAGAATATTTGAGGAGATGACAAGTGCAGGGTGTAAACCAAACATCTGCACTTTCAATGCTCTTATTAAGATGTATGGAAACAGGGGAAAATTCACCGAAATGATGAAGGTTTTTGATGATATCAGGACGTTTGGTTGTTCCCCAGATATTGTCACTTGGAATACGCTCCTAGCCGTATTTGGACAGAATGGAATGGATTCAGAAGTCAGTGGAGTGTTCAAAGAAATGAAGCGAGCAGGGTTTGTTGCTGAGCGGGACACCTTCAACACCTTAATTGGTGCTTACAGTCGTTGTGGAGCTTTTGATCAAGCTATGGTCATTTACAGGAGAATGTTAGATGCAGGGGTCACTCCCGATCTCTCCACCTATAATGCTGTTCTAGCAGCATTGGCTCGGGGAGGGCTATGGGAACAGTCTGAGAAAGTACTTGCAGAAATGAAAGATGGTCGTTGTAAACCCAATGAGCTAACGTACAGTTCCTTACTTCATGCATATGCTAATGGGAAAGAGATTGACAGGATTCATTCTCTTGCAGAAGAGATATACTCTTCTGTAATCCAACCTCATGTTGTGCTTCTGAAGACCCTTGTATTAGTTTATAGCAAAAGCGATCTTTTAGTGGAGACTGAACGAGCTTTTTTTGAGTTACGAAGTAGAGGTTTCTCGCCAGACATAACCACCTTAAATGCCATGCTTTCTATATATGGTCGGAAGCAAATGGTTACAAAGGCAGCTGAGATCATGAACTTCATGAATGATACTGGCTACACTCCTAGCTTGACTACATATAATAGTTTGATGTATATGTACAGCCGGTCTAGCAATTACGAGAAATCAGAGCAACTGCTAATGGAAATTATAGCAAAAGGAGTCCGGCCTGATGTTATTTCGTATAACACAGTAATATATGCTTATTGTAGAAATGGGCGGATGAGAGACGCCTCACGAATCTTTACAGAAATGAAGGAATCTGGCATTGTTCCTGATGTGATCACATATAATACGTTTGTTTCAAGGTATGCAGCTGATGCAATGTTTATTGATGCCATTGAAGTGGTTCGTTATATGATCAAACAAGGTTGTAAGCCGAATGATAGCACATATAACTCCATTATAGACTCATATTGTAAACTCAACCGGAGAGATGAAGCTCTGGCTTTTATTAACAACCTACGTAAGCTTAATCCTCACGTTTCTAAGGAAGAAGAGACTAGATTATCAGCGAGATTGATGaagaaatgagtttttttttttaatggattaTAGTTTAGTAGCAATACCGTTTTGTTGTattctcttccttttttccaTGTTATATACATGTACACTGCGAAAATACGAGTAATGTGCTAATTGCTGTATATATAAGTTCTTTTACAATCTAGGAGATCCTTGTTACTTTGTGATGCTTTGAAGTTTGCTTGGAATAGGCAAGGTTTGACCATAGTGGCTAGGTTTTTGATTAAGCTCTTAGTTAAAttatgacaaaaataaaataaaaatgcaaacttGTTAATGATCCATTTTCTGTTTAATTGAGATTTTGTTAACCTTTCAATTCGCAAGTGCATTGtcattaatacataaatatgaactTTAACTTTGTATGTGCACAAATAGATcgttaaacttgtataaaattgagcaaatagACACATTTGTCTTACATGGCAATTTCATGTAGGACAcgtgtgtttacttgttcaattttatacaagtttaactgtctacttgtgcacactcaaaattGGAAGGCATAGTTGTTTGCCGAAGTcaagtttatgtattatgcctattttttttttacatatgcATTATATCAACGCAGGATAAGTGTTAGATTGTGGGTAACTTTTTTGAAGAATCCCCAATGAGTTTTAGATTAGTGTAAATTTATGAATAGAGAGACCACATAACTGTAACTACAAGATAGAGAGGTAATCCGATTCTCACCTTATTCAACTCTTTGCACAGCAAGAATGCAAAATACAACAAAACCTGGGGATTTTCAGAAAACTTCCCTAGAAATTGTCAGGTAAAAATAACAGGAGTCCTTTTTTGCACTAAATATCTCAAAGCACAATCCGtctgaaaagaacaaaacaatGGGTTTGGTCAGATCCTAAACTGAACTTCTGCTCTCGGTTCATCCAATCAGCAACCCATAACCCCGGTTTATCTTACATCAAACATGTATTCTCTCCATGTAATACTCTGTTTCTGTCGCTATTTCCCTATACAGTAAcattatatactgaatataccACCCTCTTGTTGCGGTTTCGGGCAGTTCAAAAAGCTTCAATCACTTGGTTCTCATCAGCATCATTTgaattaaatgagaaaatgtctACAGGTGCAGTGATAGAGCCAAGAGTGCCTTTGGAATGGAAGGATTCTTTCTGGTGATCAAGATAGATCACAATAACTGTTATATCATCATGGAAATAGCGCCTAATCCCCTTTTCTATCTTCTGTATATCCCTGTACCTCATCTCCCTCTTCTTGGCAGCCTCCTGAAGGGCTGCACGCACCAGTCTCTTAGCTATTCCCTGCAAGTACATCAACCAAATAAACAGACAAGTCATAACAGGAATGTCTCATATCTTAACTACGACTTCTACAAATCAAAGAACTGGTTCACCAAAACAGGATGAGCTATACAAAAGTAAAAGTAGCAAAATTTCAATCCATGACAGGTTACACATACTCAAGCTTGCATTCAGGACTGCAGTGACGACTGAGCATAGCTAAGTAAGTTGGCTGAAATATCTCTGACTACTTTTTAATGCCATGTACACTTTGATCCAGAGGTGGATCTATGATATAAACTCGACATGTTCAACCTTTAAGTTTCTTAGCACTAAATTGAACTtatagattcaaaatttaatatttattgaaaattgaatGGTTTTAAACATATTTAATTATGTTCCGTGATAAAAAATACCGAGTTCAATTTAACCCATAGATTTTAAGCTCCAACCACCCCTGACTTTACCACTACGCATAAATTCACCAGGAGATAAGGGTGAAACAATTGGAACTTACAGCTCTTGGGTTTTTAAATACTATCTCCACAGCTAATTGATCACTTAATTGTTCCCAGAGGCCATCAGAAGCAAATATAAGGAATAAGTCATGAGGCCTAATACTTCTTGTAACAATTGAAGGCTCTGCTGTCAGTACAGGCCGCTTCAGAGGTACAAGATTCCCATATCGTTGGAAGATAGGATCCCTGTTAAATTCAGGTTTCTTCAAATAGGCGTCCCCAATAGATCTTGAGACCTGCAAATTAAGATGTATAAGTTAGCATCATCTGAAGATTTCCAGTAGACCGCACAAGACTGGAGAGAAAACGAACAAATGACTACAAATATTCCTTGTTACGCTCCTAGAATAATGTCCCTGCTTTTATCAGCAGAAAACATACAGAATCTATGTGTAATAGTTAGATAACCATCACAGGAATCCAGAGCCTTTAAAATCACAACTCATtgctttataaaattttcatggGCGTCTCACAGACTTCCTCTAACTTGAACTATGTGAAACAGTGGATCAAGAGGCATAGCGTGTGATTCCTAGAAGAGTAGGAAGATATAAAGCCTTAAGAACACGTAGGACAAAGATAAACAGAAATTTCCTATCGGTATGCACACAAAATAATATGGAGCATAATTACCACAGTTTATATTCTGAAGCCTAAACTTTCCCAAGTCATACAATATACACAACTCATCTCATAAATTCAGGGCTCAGCAATTATGAACCTGACTGAAAGAGAGTAAAATATAACCACCATCAAACCAATAGGACAACCATCTAAGGTTAGAGATAAGATTTGTGCAAAATAAAGATGAAACTAATGTTGTATAAGGAAGCCTACAAAAGATATAAGTACTACTAGATTAGTCAGAACAACATGAAGTCAGTACCGAGCAAAGTAAAAGCGCAAATTGTATAACCTAGACTATTCAGATAGAACATCATTCCCACCTGGAAAGTTCAAATTTCACATTACTCCAAATAATACATATTCTCACATTCAGAACACAGATACAACAACTTCAGTATTCATCAACtgaaaaaacaagaaagatcaCCTGAATTATGCCTTTAATTCTCCAAACACCTCGAATATATACCACTACATCCTGATCATCAGGATGAAGTGATTCAACTTCTTTCCGCACTTCCTCACATGAAACATTGTGATCAGTTGATAACCTTTCTGCAACCACAGAATTTTTTTCCGCATCAAAACCTCTGCGTCCTAGAACTGCCCTAGAATCTCCTAAATTAGCCACATACAATTCACCCTCAGAAATTGCACCAACCAAACAACATGATCCAACAGAAGCAATTTTTGGCATTACAGGCAATGATCTCTTCACCAATTGAATAAAATCCTCTTCTGTAGCATGAAATGCCCTCTTTATAACATCAGATGACAAACCCCCTTGCTCTTTCGAAAACTCTACAAATTCAAAACCAAAATCCCGCATAAAAATTATTAACTGAAAATttgttatcaaaaaaataaaataaattattaacagAAAACGATCCTTGACCGAAAATTGCAGAAACAAATTGTGACCCACAAAAGTATGTAACAggaaaaactgaaaaatcacGCACTACGCAAATAAGGGAAGAGGGGTCTGTATAAACGAACGAACTTAAAGCAGAAATTTCAGAAACAAAGAGTGAATAGGAcactaaaaactgaaaaatcaggtaaaaaatagaagaaaatgacGTACTATGCAAATACGAAAAGAGGTGTCTGTTGATAAAACGGGAGGCTTCAGGTCCACCATGTCCATCATAAACACCAACATAGGTAGCAGAAGGAGAAGTAAATACTTGACTTTGGTCTTCAAGAGAAGAATTAGCTTGAACGACGGCGATAGAGAAGTCGCCGGAAGCATGAGGCTTTAAGTCCATATGCCATAAAAGGCCATCTCCGTTTATtctcccaaaacacctctccaaTGGCCTACAACACGATCGCATCATCATACTCCACAATTTTGCAACAATTGTATAAAGGGATTAGTTCAGAGAAAGTATCGGAAAGAGTAGGCTGTTGCAATTCGAAAAGGAACAAGTAAAGAGGGTCTTTACGCGTTTCTCTCTGTATTTATATACTCAAACTTCTTTGCCACTTTCTAGAACAATTGGTTGTTCGTTTCATTTTTTCCTATCTATGTCCAAGTTGAGATTATTTGcatgattataaattattttattaaaattaattttcttttataaattattagttatttCTGAATGACATTTAACATAAAAAGTTTGACAcagaaattaaaacaaagaatAATGTGGCttttgatccaaaaaaaaaaagaataatgtgGCTGACTCAAACGTGAGAGGGATACTTATCCTTCATCACAATTCACAATCTTTATTAGTTACTTACCTgtttgaaaaagaattattatttt belongs to Solanum stenotomum isolate F172 chromosome 1, ASM1918654v1, whole genome shotgun sequence and includes:
- the LOC125844445 gene encoding protein TRI1, producing MAVSLGLFSVFSTGETASFAKSASFSSVRLASPLAAHHTNLRTVRTVTFATASKPAAEPKKREPRGIMKPRRVSPEMQAFLGGMSEVPRTQALKLIWAHIKANDLQDPQNKKVIICDEKLKTIFGGKERVGFLEIAGLISPHFLK
- the LOC125844348 gene encoding classical arabinogalactan protein 9, with protein sequence MDRKNALWIGFLCIIVAGVGGQAPATSPTTSPTPPTSTTPAPTGSPPPATSSPPPAVSSPPPSVSSPPATSPLPAASPPPPVSAPPPATPPPPVSAPPPATPPPVSAPPPATPPPVSTPPPPAAAPAPVATPPASAPAPTPTTKVATSPAPSPVGLLSPPAPPLGAPSPSGLSPAPSAPDQSGVEGNMRFSNMIMGSIVFGWGLLYLLI
- the LOC125878416 gene encoding pentatricopeptide repeat-containing protein At5g02860 translates to MADKLGFPLLLPNPPPSKSIFQDFTVSPAPFLNDLFHNQNPNTSPNFPSTSTQSPQIPQSINFPSPIPRTRRRIIGKDNDSNRGKPWNPHRLSPQGEKILQTLIGPEFHVDNIHQMLLSLYTVHRLEGSELDTESLSFDILGIIKGLGYYKKIDLAFNVFEWVRNRPNSGVLLNGSVIAVVISMLGKEGRVSVASSLLHNLHKDGFGIDVYAYTSLITAFARNGRYRDAVMVYKKMEEEGCQPSLITYNVILNVYGKMGMPWSRISAVFEGMKNSGVVPDAYTYNTLITCCRRGSLYEEARQIFEEMKLGGFLPDKVTYNALLDVYGRSRRPKEAMEVLREMEVHGFSPSIVTYNSLVSAYARDGLMEEAMELKAKMIDKGIKPDVFTYTTLFSGFEKAGKDESAMRIFEEMTSAGCKPNICTFNALIKMYGNRGKFTEMMKVFDDIRTFGCSPDIVTWNTLLAVFGQNGMDSEVSGVFKEMKRAGFVAERDTFNTLIGAYSRCGAFDQAMVIYRRMLDAGVTPDLSTYNAVLAALARGGLWEQSEKVLAEMKDGRCKPNELTYSSLLHAYANGKEIDRIHSLAEEIYSSVIQPHVVLLKTLVLVYSKSDLLVETERAFFELRSRGFSPDITTLNAMLSIYGRKQMVTKAAEIMNFMNDTGYTPSLTTYNSLMYMYSRSSNYEKSEQLLMEIIAKGVRPDVISYNTVIYAYCRNGRMRDASRIFTEMKESGIVPDVITYNTFVSRYAADAMFIDAIEVVRYMIKQGCKPNDSTYNSIIDSYCKLNRRDEALAFINNLRKLNPHVSKEEETRLSARLMKK
- the LOC125842726 gene encoding probable protein phosphatase 2C 63, whose translation is MMMRSCCRPLERCFGRINGDGLLWHMDLKPHASGDFSIAVVQANSSLEDQSQVFTSPSATYVGVYDGHGGPEASRFINRHLFSYLHKFSKEQGGLSSDVIKRAFHATEEDFIQLVKRSLPVMPKIASVGSCCLVGAISEGELYVANLGDSRAVLGRRGFDAEKNSVVAERLSTDHNVSCEEVRKEVESLHPDDQDVVVYIRGVWRIKGIIQVSRSIGDAYLKKPEFNRDPIFQRYGNLVPLKRPVLTAEPSIVTRSIRPHDLFLIFASDGLWEQLSDQLAVEIVFKNPRAGIAKRLVRAALQEAAKKREMRYRDIQKIEKGIRRYFHDDITVIVIYLDHQKESFHSKGTLGSITAPVDIFSFNSNDADENQVIEAF